Proteins from one Leptonema illini DSM 21528 genomic window:
- a CDS encoding glycine-rich domain-containing protein, with the protein MNRIEQELYRRLLDFRLDEPGVPFAYSDRLARENGWSMAYTFRVIAEYRKFLFLCCVMETNPTPSDQVDQAWHLHLLYTKSYWIDLCRHTIGRELHHIPTEGRQERQRFVEQYLKTLDTYRQYFGNPPADVWPDEKTRFASIRWMRINLHTYIPVRRLWKIF; encoded by the coding sequence CCGCTTGCTGGACTTTCGTCTGGACGAGCCGGGAGTTCCCTTTGCCTATTCGGACCGTCTTGCACGAGAGAACGGCTGGAGCATGGCGTACACGTTTCGCGTCATTGCAGAATATCGTAAGTTCCTGTTTCTATGCTGCGTGATGGAAACGAACCCCACGCCTTCGGATCAGGTCGATCAGGCGTGGCATCTTCATCTGCTTTATACGAAGTCTTACTGGATCGATCTCTGCCGCCATACGATCGGTCGCGAATTGCACCATATACCCACTGAGGGCAGACAGGAGCGACAGAGGTTCGTCGAGCAGTATCTGAAAACGCTTGATACCTACCGTCAGTACTTTGGAAATCCGCCCGCCGACGTCTGGCCGGACGAGAAGACTCGCTTCGCGAGTATCCGCTGGATGAGAATCAATCTGCATACGTACATTCCCGTGAGGAGACTATGGAAGATCTTCTGA
- a CDS encoding DUF1564 family protein, giving the protein MNEQTRVDREPYYRSRSTLLIPESLFKRFFWRSPYIKVGQWALGGFLSILMDDPALEYKLSFLERTGKWKKQYQEEGQELCRVNFYPDDRDWGRLSAIANATGYSRCYIFVYLMLIALGVIALENGGTQRSWVKGHWNPIMICSMTVDAVSRKLTRILQT; this is encoded by the coding sequence ATGAACGAACAGACTCGAGTGGATCGGGAGCCCTATTACCGATCGCGATCCACGTTGCTCATTCCGGAATCTCTTTTCAAGCGGTTCTTCTGGCGGAGTCCTTACATCAAAGTGGGGCAATGGGCCCTTGGCGGGTTTCTATCCATACTGATGGATGATCCGGCGTTGGAATACAAGCTGAGCTTCCTGGAAAGAACCGGCAAATGGAAGAAGCAGTACCAAGAAGAAGGACAGGAGTTATGTCGGGTGAATTTTTATCCGGATGATCGGGATTGGGGGCGGTTGTCTGCGATTGCGAATGCGACGGGATATTCTCGATGTTACATCTTCGTTTACCTGATGCTCATCGCATTGGGGGTGATAGCTCTGGAGAATGGAGGAACTCAGCGGTCTTGGGTGAAGGGCCACTGGAATCCGATAATGATTTGCTCTATGACTGTCGATGCGGTCAGCCGAAAACTCACAAGAATCCTACAAACATAG
- a CDS encoding acyl-CoA desaturase: MIAIFTLFTLHWLLSAFSQSFFLHRYAAHHMFSMSPFWERFFFLFTFITQGSSFLNPRGYAILHRLHHNHSDTDRDPHSPHFSTNIFSMMYKTAMIYDGYSRRLVEAPRETTHTAFPEWPLIERLSVSWTVRIGFGAIYTLFYIAFVPAGMWYLYLLLPFHWLMGPVHGAIVNWAGHKYGYINHRRTKDQSRNTLPVDFLIVGELYQNNHHAHPDSPNFAYRRFEFDPTFQVMRLFAALGIIRFLRNAKTSRGKKQLVRHDEQVAA, from the coding sequence ATGATCGCTATTTTTACTCTATTCACCCTCCACTGGCTGCTCTCGGCCTTCAGTCAGAGCTTCTTTTTACATCGCTATGCCGCTCATCACATGTTCTCGATGAGCCCTTTCTGGGAGCGGTTCTTCTTTCTCTTTACTTTTATTACACAGGGTTCGAGCTTTCTCAATCCGCGCGGATACGCCATTCTGCATCGACTGCACCACAATCACAGCGATACGGATAGAGATCCGCATTCGCCGCACTTCTCGACGAACATCTTCAGTATGATGTACAAAACGGCGATGATCTATGACGGATACTCTCGCAGGCTTGTCGAGGCGCCGAGAGAAACGACTCATACTGCGTTTCCAGAGTGGCCGCTCATCGAACGTCTGTCGGTCTCCTGGACGGTCCGCATCGGCTTCGGCGCCATTTATACCCTTTTCTATATCGCTTTCGTTCCGGCGGGGATGTGGTACCTGTATCTCCTGCTTCCTTTTCACTGGCTGATGGGCCCCGTACATGGCGCCATCGTGAACTGGGCGGGACATAAGTACGGCTACATCAATCACCGTCGCACCAAGGACCAATCCCGAAACACCCTGCCCGTCGATTTCTTAATCGTGGGAGAGCTTTACCAGAACAACCACCATGCGCATCCGGATTCGCCGAACTTCGCCTATCGTCGTTTTGAGTTTGATCCGACGTTTCAGGTGATGCGTCTCTTTGCCGCTCTGGGTATCATCCGCTTTCTGCGAAACGCGAAGACATCGCGGGGCAAGAAGCAGCTGGTCAGACATGACGAGCAAGTCGCCGCTTAA
- a CDS encoding DoxX family membrane protein produces the protein MSLIKKPETTEKALPTDSLAYLAGRLMIGMSMFGHGLVRIPKIPEFSDWMMHTFADSMVPTFIVQGFSTLLPIGELAVGVLLLLGFFTRQAALTGALLMSILIFGTCMIENWDAIGLQLLHGAFFLFLLYHRDENLLSLDAVFNKRTVA, from the coding sequence ATGAGCCTCATCAAAAAACCAGAAACGACGGAAAAGGCGTTACCCACGGACTCTCTGGCCTACCTGGCGGGCCGACTGATGATCGGTATGAGTATGTTCGGCCACGGCCTTGTGCGGATTCCAAAAATCCCCGAATTCAGCGACTGGATGATGCATACCTTTGCCGATTCCATGGTGCCTACGTTTATCGTGCAAGGATTCTCAACCTTGCTGCCCATCGGAGAGCTTGCCGTCGGAGTTCTGCTTTTACTAGGGTTCTTCACACGTCAGGCGGCACTTACCGGCGCGCTTCTTATGTCCATTCTGATCTTTGGAACGTGCATGATCGAGAACTGGGACGCCATCGGACTTCAGCTGCTCCATGGTGCCTTCTTTCTTTTCTTACTCTATCACCGAGACGAAAACCTGCTCTCCCTCGATGCCGTATTTAACAAGCGCACGGTGGCTTGA
- a CDS encoding DUF4405 domain-containing protein, which translates to MKLNRDWITPLTIGSFILVAITGVLMFFHFDTGWNKQAHEWLSWIFLGAIGLHIIANVKPFKKAFSTTKGLSLIGVFALILAASFLPIRAGGEPPFVAPIRALGNAPLATVAEVAHVNPEELRHRLQEAGVTMTSDRQSLKDLVGEDVKKQAQVLNAVFTHNR; encoded by the coding sequence ATGAAACTAAATAGAGATTGGATCACCCCCCTGACAATAGGGTCGTTCATCCTTGTCGCCATAACCGGCGTGCTGATGTTTTTTCACTTCGATACAGGCTGGAACAAACAGGCGCATGAATGGCTGAGCTGGATCTTCCTCGGCGCTATCGGACTGCATATCATAGCGAACGTAAAGCCGTTCAAGAAGGCTTTCAGCACGACAAAAGGGTTGTCCCTGATCGGCGTCTTTGCTCTGATCCTTGCCGCCTCGTTTTTACCGATTCGTGCCGGCGGTGAACCTCCCTTTGTAGCGCCGATACGCGCCCTCGGAAACGCTCCGCTCGCTACGGTGGCCGAGGTAGCTCACGTAAACCCGGAGGAGCTTCGCCATCGCCTGCAGGAGGCCGGAGTTACGATGACTTCGGATCGGCAATCGCTGAAAGACCTTGTCGGTGAGGACGTCAAGAAACAGGCACAGGTACTCAATGCAGTCTTTACGCATAACAGGTAA
- a CDS encoding SRPBCC family protein, whose amino-acid sequence MEKQTENEIVRRIEIGAPVSKVWQALTDHKKFGEWFRVKIDGPFVVGQRSLGKITYPGYEGYPWEATVVAIEPEHYFAYRWPAGAEQGEQETEENWTLVEFRLEAKGNGCVLTLTETGFENIPPNRRSVAFRDNSGGWTIQMQNIKEYVE is encoded by the coding sequence ATGGAAAAGCAAACGGAAAATGAGATCGTCCGGCGCATTGAGATCGGCGCCCCGGTTTCAAAGGTATGGCAGGCGTTGACCGATCATAAAAAATTCGGAGAGTGGTTCCGGGTGAAAATCGACGGCCCTTTTGTCGTCGGGCAACGCTCTCTCGGTAAGATAACGTATCCCGGGTATGAAGGTTATCCGTGGGAGGCCACCGTTGTCGCTATCGAGCCCGAGCACTATTTTGCATATCGATGGCCGGCCGGAGCCGAACAGGGCGAACAGGAGACAGAAGAGAACTGGACGCTGGTGGAGTTTCGACTGGAGGCGAAAGGCAACGGTTGTGTATTGACGCTGACCGAGACCGGGTTTGAAAACATTCCGCCGAATCGGCGTTCGGTAGCGTTCCGCGATAATAGCGGGGGATGGACGATTCAGATGCAGAATATCAAAGAGTATGTTGAATGA
- a CDS encoding ArsR/SmtB family transcription factor, which produces MTALKNLTPAKAQAFAAVFAALGDETRLSLVARLADGRPQSISTLTANTELTRQAVTRHLRVLEEVGLVQSLRSGRETLFEIDLRPFKDMNDYMNLVSSKWDQALGRLKSFVEQ; this is translated from the coding sequence ATGACAGCACTCAAGAACCTGACTCCGGCAAAGGCGCAGGCCTTTGCTGCCGTTTTTGCCGCGCTGGGCGATGAAACACGACTGAGCCTCGTTGCACGGTTGGCCGACGGCCGGCCTCAGTCCATCAGCACGCTGACCGCGAACACAGAACTGACGCGACAGGCCGTTACCCGACATCTTCGCGTTCTCGAAGAGGTCGGGCTTGTGCAGAGCTTGCGTTCGGGACGCGAAACTCTCTTTGAAATCGATCTGCGTCCGTTCAAGGACATGAACGATTACATGAACCTCGTATCGAGCAAATGGGATCAGGCTCTCGGCCGACTGAAATCATTCGTGGAGCAGTGA
- a CDS encoding BLUF domain-containing protein, translating into MKRVTYISRFSRHLTGEEIQKIAELSIRNNERDGLTGVLFTYKDVFYQIIEGPVEILDARLSKIFADDRHRDLFVLKVELNLETRAYSDWAMKTVILDDSQDFLMRPVSEMLGDGLMAVFNADETAASLEAVRQISAKLKSLRASRSANDPFSLLFAGFGISTGKVLEGNVGSVSRKDYTYLGDTVNTAARLQAVTRKVGRSVIFDESVLAAGNLSNVQPIGRYVPRGKDTELRLFSLTDLAVRLELPYDELKARIRDLAQ; encoded by the coding sequence ATGAAACGAGTCACATACATCAGCCGATTCAGCCGTCATCTGACAGGCGAAGAGATACAGAAGATCGCCGAGCTCTCCATTCGAAACAACGAGCGAGACGGATTGACCGGAGTGCTCTTTACCTACAAAGACGTCTTCTACCAGATCATTGAAGGCCCTGTTGAAATACTCGACGCACGTCTGTCAAAGATCTTCGCCGATGACAGGCATAGAGATCTTTTCGTTCTCAAAGTGGAATTGAATCTCGAAACGCGCGCCTATTCGGATTGGGCGATGAAAACCGTCATCCTCGACGACTCGCAGGATTTTCTCATGCGTCCGGTCTCAGAGATGCTTGGCGACGGTCTGATGGCGGTATTCAATGCCGACGAAACGGCAGCCTCTCTCGAAGCCGTGCGACAGATCTCAGCAAAGCTCAAAAGTCTGCGCGCCTCCCGTTCGGCTAACGATCCTTTCTCGCTGCTCTTCGCCGGATTCGGAATCTCAACGGGTAAGGTGCTTGAAGGTAATGTGGGGTCGGTGAGCAGAAAGGACTATACCTATCTCGGCGATACGGTGAATACGGCGGCTCGCCTGCAGGCTGTGACGCGCAAGGTCGGTCGCTCCGTGATCTTCGATGAAAGCGTGCTTGCGGCGGGAAATCTCTCAAACGTTCAGCCAATCGGCCGGTACGTGCCGCGCGGCAAGGACACAGAGCTGCGCCTCTTCTCTTTGACCGACCTCGCCGTGCGACTGGAGCTTCCGTATGACGAGCTGAAGGCTCGCATACGAGACCTGGCACAGTAA
- a CDS encoding helix-turn-helix domain-containing protein, with protein sequence MALRPPFDLKQLALGAVHRVVRPPSDLRPWVVCFWSMSARADSDQIVLIPDACVDFIFSRQEPGGGFLSVSPLEAQSIALGQRTYYGIRFLPGVFTALTRIPTKELASLFVQASDVEFPETEELQSTVAESRSEADVFQRMQEWVRLLLASRSPELNPKLAYALDKIYSGHRLIESDIGSLIGPRQLRRLFAEQTGLSPRSMIQIMRFQRALDEFVKTPDQTPSEYFDQAHWIKECKRFTGMTPGSLRRVLIPEMSDSYNEGDRLHATLTL encoded by the coding sequence ATGGCTCTGCGTCCTCCATTCGATTTGAAGCAACTCGCTCTCGGAGCGGTTCACCGTGTGGTGCGGCCGCCTTCAGATCTGCGTCCGTGGGTGGTCTGCTTCTGGTCTATGTCTGCTCGGGCCGATTCCGATCAGATCGTTTTGATTCCCGACGCCTGCGTGGATTTTATTTTTTCGCGGCAGGAGCCCGGAGGCGGTTTTCTCTCGGTCAGCCCTCTTGAGGCGCAGAGCATCGCGCTCGGGCAGCGCACCTATTATGGAATCCGTTTCTTGCCTGGTGTGTTTACGGCTCTTACCCGTATTCCCACGAAAGAGCTGGCTTCGCTGTTTGTGCAGGCCTCTGACGTTGAATTTCCGGAAACAGAGGAGCTTCAATCAACCGTTGCAGAAAGTCGTAGCGAGGCCGATGTGTTTCAGAGGATGCAGGAATGGGTGCGCTTGCTTCTTGCTTCGCGCAGCCCTGAGCTGAACCCGAAGCTGGCGTATGCGCTTGATAAGATCTACTCAGGCCATCGTCTGATCGAATCCGATATTGGATCGCTGATCGGACCGAGGCAGCTAAGACGCCTTTTCGCCGAGCAGACGGGCCTCAGTCCGAGAAGTATGATCCAGATTATGCGGTTCCAGAGAGCGCTCGATGAATTTGTAAAGACTCCTGATCAGACTCCATCGGAATACTTCGATCAGGCGCACTGGATAAAGGAATGCAAGCGCTTCACAGGAATGACGCCGGGCTCCCTTCGCCGGGTGCTTATTCCGGAAATGTCCGATTCATACAATGAGGGCGATCGTCTTCACGCTACACTGACATTATGA
- a CDS encoding VOC family protein — translation MKMNVGYVTHNLQPCRDFYVQKLGFSVQFENEWYVLLKAPDSGIEISFLQPGLEFQAPVFQTAYNGKGTYLTIEVPDVEALYGDFKERGITIYRDLKNEEWGDHHFIVLDPNGTGLDFVTYRPTE, via the coding sequence ATGAAAATGAATGTCGGATACGTTACCCATAACCTGCAGCCATGCCGCGACTTCTACGTGCAGAAGCTCGGCTTTTCGGTGCAGTTCGAGAACGAATGGTATGTTCTTTTGAAGGCGCCGGATTCTGGAATAGAGATCTCGTTCTTGCAGCCCGGACTGGAGTTTCAGGCGCCTGTCTTTCAGACCGCTTACAACGGAAAAGGAACCTATCTAACGATAGAAGTGCCCGACGTTGAGGCGCTCTATGGCGACTTTAAGGAACGAGGAATTACGATCTACAGAGATCTCAAGAATGAGGAATGGGGCGACCACCATTTCATCGTTCTTGATCCGAACGGCACGGGATTGGATTTTGTTACGTACAGGCCCACAGAGTAG
- a CDS encoding DUF6938 domain-containing protein: protein MPSLYGQQPGPLSWAGSEALRLYLNVRYGGRIKPLSLKAQPSALHERCVQLQAGDNETGNIHDIGLLLSSIRMGYGHHRIARAVITWADDMHPALLDLMSVDAPQSGLIRDMEGLYSLFSRLSFDIGGPMQALWNAILLRGTIDTLAISTDLAKQYSPLFSSLQKDLLCMASYPFAAQMAVAAGFTKVLNLIPDNHPQYYLLAPGARNVVQTQSSCARFQKMGVPADEIECAGHFVPRSIAENVAIDAQHRIERRRRNAPLRCLLSLGGTGAQAGFLRKLIERILPAIDEGRLFLMINCGEHADFASELISLLEAKKIPFTEVDSSEGLSRFGRWHAISSDEPTHAVTIFRFTEHGLSVRATDELIRCVDLLVTRPAQVAYFPVPKVLLRRLADHEIDSSNYLVELDECDAECSRPEQAADLILSMLPEDGPLIRRNEAIQRRSETGLYFGARRAVEMARSL, encoded by the coding sequence ATGCCGTCGCTGTACGGACAGCAGCCCGGTCCTCTCTCCTGGGCTGGTTCCGAGGCGCTTCGCCTTTATCTGAACGTTCGCTACGGCGGACGCATCAAGCCGTTATCTCTGAAGGCACAGCCGTCCGCTCTGCACGAACGATGCGTGCAGCTTCAGGCCGGCGATAATGAAACAGGCAATATACACGATATCGGGCTGCTTCTGAGCAGCATCCGCATGGGCTACGGTCATCATCGCATCGCCCGCGCCGTCATCACATGGGCCGACGATATGCATCCGGCGCTGCTTGATCTGATGTCGGTCGATGCTCCGCAATCCGGATTGATTCGCGACATGGAAGGGCTCTACTCGCTTTTCAGCCGCCTCAGCTTCGACATAGGCGGGCCCATGCAGGCGCTGTGGAACGCCATCCTGCTTCGCGGCACGATCGATACGCTGGCCATCTCCACCGATCTTGCAAAGCAGTACAGTCCGCTCTTTTCGTCTTTGCAGAAAGATCTGCTCTGCATGGCCAGTTATCCGTTCGCCGCGCAGATGGCCGTGGCCGCCGGTTTTACAAAGGTTCTTAATCTGATTCCGGATAACCATCCGCAGTACTATCTGCTTGCTCCTGGTGCTCGTAACGTCGTACAGACCCAGTCGTCGTGCGCTCGCTTCCAGAAGATGGGCGTACCGGCCGATGAGATCGAATGCGCCGGTCATTTCGTTCCGCGAAGCATCGCCGAAAACGTCGCCATCGACGCGCAGCACCGCATCGAACGCAGACGACGCAACGCTCCGCTTCGCTGCCTTCTTTCGCTTGGCGGAACGGGAGCGCAGGCCGGCTTCCTGCGCAAGCTCATCGAGCGCATTCTTCCCGCTATCGATGAGGGCCGGCTGTTTCTTATGATCAACTGCGGCGAACATGCGGACTTCGCCTCGGAGTTGATCTCGCTTCTTGAGGCGAAGAAGATACCGTTTACGGAAGTCGATAGCTCCGAAGGCCTCAGTCGCTTCGGGCGATGGCATGCCATCTCATCTGATGAGCCAACGCATGCGGTCACCATCTTTCGTTTCACTGAACACGGACTGAGCGTGCGCGCCACCGATGAGTTGATCCGCTGCGTCGATCTGCTTGTAACAAGACCGGCGCAGGTGGCGTATTTTCCTGTTCCGAAAGTTCTTTTGCGCCGTCTCGCCGATCACGAAATCGATAGCTCGAACTATCTGGTCGAACTCGACGAATGCGACGCCGAATGCAGTCGCCCCGAGCAGGCGGCCGACCTTATCCTCTCGATGCTTCCGGAAGACGGCCCGCTCATCCGCCGCAACGAAGCCATTCAGCGACGAAGCGAGACGGGGCTTTATTTTGGAGCCCGCCGCGCCGTCGAGATGGCCCGCTCATTGTAG
- the gltX gene encoding glutamate--tRNA ligase, with the protein MSEIRTRFAPSPSGYLHIGGARTALFNYLYAKAMKGSFVIRVEDTDQERSTPESEKIILDSLEWLGIKADEGVREGGPYAPYRQSERLDHYRPFTEKLLAAGNAYPCFCTDEELEAKQERSRKLGLPHVYDGKCRNLTAEEAKAKIDAGEPHAIRFKVEPNEIAVNDLVQGKVKFDARLIGDFVIVKSDGFPSYNYAVVIDDHEMKISHVIRGVGHLSNTPRQILIHEALGLPLPTYAHISEIVGTDRKKLSKRRGATSVLFFKELGYLSEGLVNYMALLGWYPEDAVEFMPDGELARKFDVARCSKSPAMFDFFQANDESEFDPTKLSREELGKIINGKSKLNWLNQKYLRHYPTDQVWDLALPFLEKDARVAALIRSDEANVRRAFASVKEYIYTLEDAVPYLKEIFREKVEMDADAKAMAGTPEAKTVLEAFLALLDEKKPATPDEFGEAIKETGARSGQKGKGLFMPVRAAATGSLAGLELNVLFSLLGWQIVQERVRFSLDSL; encoded by the coding sequence ATGTCTGAGATTCGTACACGATTCGCACCGAGCCCGAGCGGATACCTTCATATCGGAGGAGCTCGCACCGCGCTTTTCAATTACCTGTACGCGAAGGCGATGAAAGGCTCCTTCGTCATCCGTGTCGAAGACACCGACCAGGAACGCTCCACTCCGGAATCCGAAAAGATCATCCTTGATTCGCTTGAATGGCTGGGCATCAAGGCCGACGAAGGCGTGCGCGAAGGCGGGCCCTACGCTCCCTATCGTCAGTCAGAGAGGCTCGATCACTACCGGCCTTTTACCGAGAAGCTGCTTGCGGCGGGCAATGCCTACCCGTGCTTCTGCACCGACGAAGAGCTGGAAGCGAAGCAGGAGCGCTCGCGCAAGCTTGGATTGCCGCACGTCTATGACGGCAAGTGTCGCAACCTCACGGCCGAAGAGGCGAAGGCGAAGATCGACGCCGGCGAACCGCATGCCATCCGCTTCAAGGTGGAGCCGAACGAGATCGCCGTTAACGACCTCGTGCAGGGCAAGGTAAAGTTTGATGCGCGACTGATCGGCGACTTCGTCATCGTCAAGTCCGACGGCTTTCCCTCGTATAACTATGCCGTCGTCATCGACGATCATGAGATGAAAATCTCGCACGTCATTCGCGGCGTCGGCCATCTTTCCAATACTCCGCGACAGATCCTGATCCATGAGGCGCTTGGACTGCCGTTACCCACCTACGCACATATTTCAGAGATCGTCGGCACGGATCGCAAGAAGCTGTCGAAGCGAAGAGGCGCCACGTCCGTACTTTTCTTCAAAGAACTCGGATATCTCTCTGAAGGCCTTGTCAATTACATGGCCCTTCTCGGCTGGTATCCTGAAGACGCCGTCGAGTTCATGCCCGACGGCGAGCTTGCGCGAAAGTTCGACGTCGCCCGCTGTTCGAAGTCGCCGGCCATGTTCGACTTCTTTCAGGCGAACGATGAAAGCGAGTTTGATCCGACGAAGCTCAGCCGTGAAGAGCTGGGCAAGATCATCAACGGAAAGAGCAAGCTAAACTGGCTCAATCAGAAGTATCTGCGTCATTATCCGACCGATCAGGTCTGGGATCTTGCGCTTCCCTTTCTCGAAAAAGACGCCCGGGTCGCCGCACTCATCCGAAGCGATGAAGCGAACGTTCGTCGCGCCTTTGCCTCGGTGAAAGAGTATATCTATACGCTTGAAGACGCCGTTCCGTATTTGAAAGAGATCTTTCGCGAGAAGGTCGAGATGGACGCCGACGCGAAGGCCATGGCCGGAACGCCCGAGGCGAAGACCGTGCTTGAAGCCTTTCTCGCGCTGCTTGACGAGAAGAAGCCGGCGACGCCCGACGAATTCGGCGAGGCCATCAAAGAGACGGGCGCACGCAGCGGACAGAAGGGCAAAGGCCTTTTCATGCCCGTTCGCGCCGCGGCGACGGGCTCGCTGGCCGGTCTCGAACTGAACGTGCTCTTTTCTTTGCTCGGATGGCAGATCGTGCAAGAAAGAGTGCGATTCTCTCTTGACAGTCTCTGA